A portion of the Plasmodium gaboni strain SY75 chromosome 5, whole genome shotgun sequence genome contains these proteins:
- a CDS encoding hypothetical protein (conserved Plasmodium protein, unknown function), protein MPLFKYDVNAKEIIFKLNNFNFSQTIHFCNIHIKCMPSTGINNYNINKSTYINRKFIVGDKNVRRTNRNIRLRKSKYKDMVILWNKEKGENKKKKINGKKLFVSGFKKSVILNKIHIDLLNEELRNVENEINKKYLSSNEEKEIILRDCKYPSQKFYKANEEEIKIIRKSEGQYYLPIECEDSTIIRIVNINDKVTSPISRCVRNSKFGLRKKERTFFFYYSTFICSFFFTMGVWQYKKMKKKKFLINYISNNLNDEIINLNLTYFPWVKDYKEMKNEYTKLCRNLLKCENKLVGGYNILRNIYVNVLSNYEYWIDYFNVIGKLKYYIETNDSVNARNYNEMGNENGMENLCVNKNDSISNNRKNLYDNIKRKGKEEYKNRIEYVTLDLNNIDNIYEWLVKIRNENILMKLYRKFLKKNEIITNDELKKLVIEKYKYRKVEITGVLDTTNEVYVGPKIYEKDSKQKYFYVICPLFLKNGNCILVNRGLISNDILEEKTNEIPKVVTIRAVLDPGELYECSFKKIKNISNQSNKKESYFYYYNIEEICNYTNISKFEGTSYFIANIYDIIFHEDYLSDIQKDYNNNMCEDNNSPGKTNYIDINNKNDINTVDINEVDRETQERIKRLTKGKKNEIQKDNNYVNNVDDEYLSDILYKRRPFRYDEHFIHKKKKDYVKFYADESTHFNYACQWFLFSFIFSTISIFKFVQFKRWVF, encoded by the coding sequence ATGCCCTTATTTAAGTATGATGTTAATGCAAAGGAAATAATTTTCAAGttgaataattttaatttttctcAAACTATCcatttttgtaatattcatataaaatgtatGCCCTCAACTGGcataaataattataatataaataaaagcacatatattaatagaAAATTTATAGTGGGTGATAAGAATGTGAGACGTACAAATCGTAATATAAGATTAagaaaatcaaaatataaagacATGGTAATCCTTTGgaataaagaaaaaggagagaataagaaaaaaaaaataaatggcaaaaaattatttgtaaGTGGTTTTAAGAAAAGTGTgattttaaataaaattcatattgatttattaaatgaagaattaaGGAATGTAGAgaatgaaataaataagaagTATTTATCTTCTAATGaggaaaaagaaattatattaaGAGACTGTAAATATCCAAGTCAGAAATTTTATAAAGCtaatgaagaagaaataaaaataattagAAAAAGTGAAGGACAATATTATTTACCGATTGAATGTGAAGATAGTACAATAATTCGtattgtaaatataaatgataaagTAACATCACCTATTTCTAGATGTGTACGTAATAGTAAATTTGGTTTAAGAAAAAAGGAAAGaaccttttttttttattattctacatttatttgttcttttttttttacaatgGGTGTATGGCAATATAagaagatgaaaaaaaaaaagtttttaattaattacatttcaaataatttaaatgatgaaataataaatttaaatcTTACATATTTTCCATGGGTCAAAGATTAtaaagaaatgaaaaatgaGTATACAAAATTATGTAGAAATTTGTTAAAATGTGAAAATAAATTAGTAGGTGggtataatatattaagaaatatatatgttaatgTATTATCGAATTATGAATATTGGATAGATTATTTTAACGTTATAGGTAAGcttaaatattatattgaaaCGAATGATTCAGTAAATGCAAGgaattataatgaaatgGGAAATGAAAATGGAATGGAAAATCTATGtgttaataaaaatgactctataagtaataatagaaagaatttatatgataatataaaaagaaagggaaaagaagaatataaaaataggATTGAATATGTTACTTTAgatttgaataatattgataatatatatgaatgGTTAGTGAAAATaagaaatgaaaatatattaatgaagttatatagaaaatttttaaaaaaaaatgagattataacaaatgatgaattaaaaaaactTGTTATTGAGAAATACAAATATCGTAAGGTAGAAATAACAGGTGTATTGGATACAACAAATGAAGTGTATGTAGGTccaaaaatatatgaaaagGATAGTAAgcaaaaatatttttatgttatatgtcccttatttttaaaaaacGGTAATTGTATATTAGTTAATAGAGGATTAATAtcaaatgatatattaGAAGAGAAAACTAATGAAATTCCCAAAGTTGTGACAATAAGAGCAGTATTAGATCCAGGAGAATTATATGAATgttcttttaaaaaaataaaaaatatttcaaatcAAAGTAACAAAAAGGAgtcttatttttattattataatattgaaGAAATTTGTAATTATACTAATATATCCAAATTTGAGGGAACAAGCTATTTTATTGCGAATATATATGACATAATATTTCATGAAGATTATCTGAGTGATATACAAAAggattataataataatatgtgtgaagataataatagCCCAGGCAAAACTAATTATATTgacataaataataaaaatgatataaatacaGTTGATATTAACGAAGTTGATAGAGAAACTCAAGAAAGGATAAAACGTTTAACAAAAGGGAAAAAGAATGAAATAcaaaaagataataattatgttAATAATGTGGATGATGAATATTTATCAGATATTCTATATAAAAGACGACCTTTTAGATATGATGAACATTTCATacataaaaagaaaaaggaTTATGTTAAATTTTATGCGGACGAATCTACACATTTTAATTATGCATGTCAGTGGTTCCTTTTttcattcattttttcaactatatctatatttaaatttgtACAATTCAAAAGGTGggttttttaa
- a CDS encoding hypothetical protein (conserved Plasmodium protein, unknown function): MNNSNQDDILNKENISDFRSIQNNLYKINTRKDNNHEVNKNNQMYFLHSSNNHECVNNKDKKNDKDINILSSNSSHLSNFTSSYHSNTINKCIINERQPLDRNEQTYDDTNINNYINFNSNKLCHNVNLINPSHDKCNNIAFMKNIKNNNDLHYNQQKNEQHVNFIYKQNYFYKRHENKENNHNDIINNNNEQYDLNIKHSNNYDNTKEHNLNDLCFDKSDHYYNESTINIKNTKNIIINPNRKNEYDSNCEEEIYSTKDDNIYSDIYSNNKNQVDIKYQNIPKHFTTPYNNIYDNTKCYYKKKKKLIKNNININNNNNNNNNNNNYNNNNNYNKYHINNNYNYNQHKNDNHLNHPNFQYQIYNRKDNENNQPTYSISNNYQMLNIFSRIKEKKKKKKKELKYSIDQKNLEISDIQTYIINKKFLKTNHTKKEHLKKKDISQEIKQIQYSCDNNFYNSNDLFVNIINDCKRDEDNKKINIQKVQGNYDDTINNFTTDNNNSNKTNISNNNNNNNNNNISCGTNIYVQNIQHFNYKNNVMKQKYNNFIRNKNLQKAIYNKRKTKIKLYENIMEFEKQFKNANGIQNNILQYKEKYSYHKDKYFVLKKDNENHSHNQINNIYNNHNTSHYNNDITVLTPNEIHNNKQNYEKIETKSEKQNEYIIKENQNEQTQESYIPIHFKLRRKTPKIFKTNYLSSKNKKKKKKIKLYLYSLFKNNIQIKDVQSLNKLNNNKHTNSHEIQINNKNEFLNSFLKYNIQDEKQYMNLENLFHFNHKFKSKKNIKKKKNYYNIYDEKTTHTHKKKYIHINENVHINNDNMNHIKFSPKKKKKYLYLNQQGKHGHTKKEATYYKKEKRKKSYNNKNIYHKISSLYLNKDIYFSQETINKNNNNDHDKSIINNNNNNNNNNNNNNNNNNHFYNTHDPDDILKDINKEVTKHLTINRVDNDASHKEYNESENDQYGKTNEHKKDNTYILNNKNDQNIQHNETLQYEQYNNNDHICNNSTDKNIIIKEIKISNDQGPNSYELLNSNENNTEKPLLCPLSNNLLGLSELFSNNIDEILISENEKITNVHINNVSKDKTIKSQNDIMIIQNSHVHLEKDIPSIYDSNAAVQNEYSFNIEEGYNVKDKQDEHINYHDEIMKYDTESIKEYAHIDNDTNNMYEHKNEHINETINTTYDDDNFTHHSNNSKRENDHSPYKNDDLANLDIPHDQKSSHTCDSDDHKINSSNLDDKLNQSVIIEQINIKLNDDKNTDNQSLYDEQTYEENNNIYDIEEYTHKNDIDNNINVAIDYTYQNNQDNDSVYNTDNIVYDKNINHIGSNNISNNYEIIILNSEIIKEDFKPNIELTENNIQTDNVGEHSYNANNNYSDQPTNKEQTNSICEKYKHLEKIKTNLDDEIKLNDEKEFQDNISNENNIILKEEVDNKENKTYLEKNEKSYLSSDNEEILNNLNKNNVTYKNNLEIYNNEYKTDKKNKKDIKKIVSYIRIKHLKNHNIIKEFNYLSIKINKYNLFKHLDIKEERLNYITSIYHSFDYYNKRIKKNHQEKINKINDLIYEYSNETKNKTNIDNYKKKFEENLLNIINYNKQHEQHEEYEEKYNLYTYKGNTNINNNEFIVKNEKNNNFNSNNSSNTCSNNIKVNMDNELIVHKIYNIYSENSPKENIHLSDENDKKYIEEYLSYNDKDKYVNNNNNSNSNNNNNSNNNSNNNDDLKTLIPYDDYSEDDIMSYEDIKRNIWLQNIDFQKNIERKNNIVSYIQLESMKCIILFCSLYKIKYFQGMHDMIISLFYLNLETYEIFCVFEKILHYYAPYLYLQNNYVYTINTLNQNTITKNSTFNNIPLDIGIQICNKNAKLFRLLFQFFFPHISYYFDTTIDETWPTFFFVNLNFSKFNNVYRLLYIWMKLIEIKDTTNEATCDFILYLLSFFIYKIKAIKNKMHQQEEEKKKDIHKDIHKDIHKNIHKDNHKDNHNYSYNYNPTSTLPYEHFKKQNICDKEGIKIKHNEKKEPIKVHSVNDQNEYMLNNKNLSNNENIYNIEKIHDINNICYQESITHTNENKEAQNKNEYLEHRNDHMKKQKWSIYCKEMFSLFFEFNSSFDEHFNDNYEMHMDKIINNIKNIKDMIPISFINFIIYYNSLYQINEQLLLTNEKSQPIQKSSYYLNKQLDSNIICLHITLDDLLYIHNHQKNYNFIFIRYLEYKIILCKLLYININNLTIENFMEFKNIHEFLKCKQQKKLKALYTNEFKNKYNNKKKILYIILQNGDNKGEQRKIHNNITPINSNNNNNNNICNNNNNFINKQKEISFNSIYLSSLHNDDKNLQDFIILLLKNNIKYITIFKESSSIINIKNNKKINISYQFKDRNNLKENNFFSEIFKKVKNKIYDNIIKDNNEFHAEKQILKKNDTSNKNDNVTYTLKDSNFNVFINKKINKKYTHHIKSKKKNYLNYKYNFKNKTRNTKMKTKNKSKILINNLQSKLTNNSVNKYKTNKKMHISIYKQHNKINSTQIKSIINSTQKIQLKTFKNNYNLDIKNNVIFKKNPNKDKLNIIQNKSNTLSINKQNQKNNEQNIHNNTIYNNTIFKKNTTNLYKKSDTQYLNTNIKLQKDTNDILINKNQIDKYILENEKLNNHKKYNFLDLHQNLISDILLDHFSQNKKLCNPYETEKIYINKFPTNMVNMIISKNKIG; the protein is encoded by the coding sequence atgaataattcAAATCAAGATGATATTTTGAATAAGGAAAATATAAGCGACTTTAGATCtattcaaaataatttatataaaataaatacacGAAAAGATAATAACCATGAggtaaataaaaataatcaaatgtattttttacattCGTCCAATAATCACGAATGTGTAAATAATAaggataaaaaaaatgataaggatataaatattctaTCTTCAAATAGTTCTCATTTATCTAATTTTACCTCTTCTTATCATAGTAATACTATAAACaaatgtataataaatgaaagACAACCATTAGACAGAAATGAACAGACATATGATgatacaaatataaataattatataaattttaacTCAAATAAATTATGTCATAATGTAAACCTAATAAACCCTTCACATGataaatgtaataatatagcatttatgaaaaacataaaaaataataacgACCTTCATTATAATCAACAAAAAAACGAACAGCAtgttaattttatatataaacaaaattatttctataaACGACAcgaaaataaagaaaacaaccataatgatattattaacaataataatgaacaatatgatttaaacataaaacatagtaataattatgataatacTAAAGAACACAATTTGAATGATTTATGTTTCGACAAATCAgatcattattataatgaatctactataaatataaaaaacacaaaaaatattataatcaaCCCTAATAGGAAAAACGAATATGATTCGAATTGtgaagaagaaatatatagtacaaaggatgataatatatatagtgatatttatagtaacaataaaaatcaagtagatataaaatatcaaaatataCCAAAACATTTTACAACAccttataataatatttatgataatacaaaatgttattataaaaaaaaaaaaaaattaataaaaaataatattaatattaataataataataataataataataataataataattataataataataataattataataaatatcacataaataataattacaattataaccaacataaaaatgataacCATTTAAATCATCCAAATTTTCAATATCAAATTTATAACAGAAAAGACAATGAAAATAATCAACCAACTTATTCTATATCTAATAATTATCAGATGCTAAATATCTTCTCAAGgattaaagaaaaaaaaaaaaaaaaaaagaaggaACTAAAATATTCAATAGACCAAAAGAATTTAGAAATATCGGATATTCAAacttatataataaacaaaaagTTCCTTAAAACCAATCATACCAAAAAAgaacatttaaaaaaaaaagatatatcacaagaaataaaacaaatacAATATTCATGcgataataatttttataattcaaatgacctttttgttaatataattaatgaTTGCAAAAGAGATGAAgacaataaaaaaataaatattcaaaagGTACAAGGAAATTATGATGACACAATCAATAATTTTACCACAGACAATAACAACAGCAACAAAACAAACATcagtaataataataataataataataataataatattagtTGTGGtacaaatatttatgtacaaaatatacaacactttaattataaaaataatgtaatgaaacaaaaatataacaatttcataagaaataaaaatctTCAAAAAGCTATATACAATAAAAggaaaacaaaaattaagTTATACGAAAATATAATGGAATTCGAAAAGCAATTCAAAAATGCAAATGgtatacaaaataatattcttcaatataaagaaaaatatagtTATCACAAAGacaaatattttgttcttaAGAAGGATAATGAAAATCATTCTCataatcaaataaataatatatataacaatcATAATACTTctcattataataatgatataacTGTTTTAACACCTAATGAAATTCATAATAACAAAcaaaattatgaaaaaatcGAAACAAAAAGtgaaaaacaaaatgaatatataataaaagaaaatcaAAATGAACAAACACAAGAATCATATATTCCAATTCATTTTAAATTGAGAAGAAAAACAccaaaaatatttaaaacCAATTATTTGTCTAgcaaaaacaaaaaaaaaaaaaaaaaaattaaattatacttatattctctctttaaaaataacatCCAAATAAAAGACGTACAATCTCTCAATAAacttaataataataaacacACAAACTCCCATGaaattcaaataaataataaaaatgaattcCTAAACTCAttcttaaaatataatatacaagatgaaaaacaatatatgaatttaGAGAATTTATTCCATTTTAATCATAAATttaaatcaaaaaaaaatataaaaaaaaaaaaaaattattataatatatatgatgagAAAACAACACATacacacaaaaaaaaatatatacacataaatgaaaatgtgcatattaataatgataatatgaatcatataaaattctctccaaaaaaaaaaaaaaaatatttatatttaaatcaACAAGGAAAGCATGGACatacaaaaaaagaagctacatattataaaaaagaaaaaagaaaaaaatcatataacaacaaaaatatatatcacaAAATTTCATCCCTTTATCttaataaagatatatatttctcacaagaaacaataaataaaaacaataataatgatcATGATAAATctattattaataataataataataataataataataataataataataataataataataaccatttttataatacaCATGATCCTGATGATATATTGAAAGATATTAACAAAGAAGTAACAAAACATTTAACTATCAACAGAGTAGACAATGATGCATCTCATAAGGAATATAATGAAAGTGAAAATGATCAATATGGAAAAACGAATGAACACAAAAAAGATAATACATATATCctaaataataaaaatgatcAAAATATTCAACATAATGAAACACTTCAATATGAAcaatataacaataatgatcacatatgtaataattcaactgataaaaatataatcataaaagaaattaaaatatcAAACGATCAAGGTCCTAATTCATATGAATTACTCAACAGTAATGAAAACAATACAGAAAAACCATTATTATGCCCCTTATCAAATAACTTATTAGGATTAAGTGAActtttttcaaataatatagatgaaatattaatatctgaaaatgaaaaaataacaaatgttcatataaataatgtttCTAAAGATAAAACAATCAAATCacaaaatgatataatgataatacaAAATTCTCACGTACATTTAGAAAAAGATATACCATCAATATATGACTCAAATGCAGCCGTTCAAAATgaatattcttttaatattgAAGAAGGATATAATGTTAAGGACAAACAAGatgaacatataaattatcaCGATGAAATTATGAAATATGATACTGAAAGTATAAAGGAATACGCACATATTGATAATGATACAAACAATATGTATGAACACaaaaatgaacatataaatgaaacaataaatacaacttatgatgatgataattttaCACACCATTCTAATAATAGTAAGAGAGAAAATGACCATTCAccatataaaaatgatgatcTTGCAAATTTAGATATTCCGCATGACCAAAAATCATCACACACGTGTGATAGTGATGatcataaaataaattccAGTAATCTGGATGATAAATTAAATCAATCTGTGATAATagaacaaataaatataaaactaaatgatgataaaaatacGGATAACCAAAGTTTATATGATGAACAAACgtatgaagaaaataacaatatatacgatattgaagaatatacccataaaaatgatatagataataatataaatgtagCCATTGATTATACTTATCAAAATAATCAGGATAATGACAGTGTATATAACACAGACAATATAgtatatgataaaaatataaaccATATTGgatcaaataatatttccaataattatgaaattattattttaaacTCTGAAATAATTAAAGAGGATTTTAAACCAAACATTGAATTAACcgaaaataatattcaaaCGGATAATGTTGGAGAACATTCTTATAATgcaaataataattattctGACCAACCAACAAATAAAGAACAAACAAATTCAATATgtgaaaaatataaacatttagaaaaaataaaaacaaatttggatgatgaaataaaattaaatgatgaaaaagaatttcaagataatataagtaatgaaaataatataattttgaaaGAAGAGGTagataataaagaaaataaaacatatttggaaaaaaatgaaaaatcATATCTAAGTAGCgataatgaagaaattctaaataatttaaataaaaacaatgtaacttataagaataatcttgagatatataataatgaatataaaactgataaaaaaaataaaaaggacATTAAGAAAATAGTATCATATATAAGAATTAAACATCTTAAAAATCATaacataataaaagaatttaattatttaagtattaaaattaacaaatataatttgtttaaACATTTAGATATTAAAGAAGAAAgattaaattatattacatcaatatatcattcatttgattattataacaaaagaataaagaaaaaccatcaggaaaaaataaataaaataaatgatttAATTTATGAATACAGTAatgaaacaaaaaataaaacaaatatagataattataaaaaaaaatttgaggaaaatttattaaatataataaattataataaacaaCATGAACAACATGAAgaatatgaagaaaaatataatttatacACTTATAAAGGTAATactaatataaataataacgAATTTATAGTCAAAAAcgaaaaaaataataattttaatagtaataatagtaGTAACACTtgtagtaataatataaaggTTAATATGGACAATGAATTAATTgttcataaaatatataacatcTATTCAGAAAATTCACCCAAGgaaaatattcatttatcTGATGAGAATgacaaaaaatatatagaagaATATTTGTCttataatgataaagacaaatatgtaaataataataataatagtaatagtaataataataataatagtaataataatagtaataataatgatgattTAAAAACATTAATTCCTTACGATGATTACTCTGAAGACGATATAATGAGCtatgaagatataaaaCGGAATATATGGCTACAAAATATAGActttcaaaaaaatatagaacgaaaaaataatatagtTAGTTATATCCAATTGGAATCAATGAAATgcataattttattttgttctttatacaaaataaaatattttcaagGCATGCATGATATGATAATAAgtttgttttatttaaatttagagacctatgaaatattttgtgtttttgaaaaaattttacattattatgctccctatttgtatttacaaaataattatgtGTACACTATAAATACATTAAACCAAAATAcaataacaaaaaattcGACATTTAATAACATACCTTTAGATATAGGAATAcaaatatgtaataaaaatgcTAAATTATTTAGGTTATTATTTCAATTTTTCTTTCCTCATATTagttattattttgatacAACCATAGATGAAACGTGGCcaacatttttttttgttaatttGAATTTTAGtaaatttaataatgtatatcgtttattatatatatggatgaaattaatagaaataaaagataCAACAAATGAGGCCACTTGTGATTTTATACTctatttattatctttctttatatacaaaatcaaggctattaaaaataaaatgcATCAACAAgaggaagaaaaaaaaaaggatattCATAAGGATATTCATAAGgatattcataaaaatattcataaagATAATCATAAGGATAATCATAATTATagttataattataatcCAACCTCAACACTACCATATgaacattttaaaaaacaaaacatATGCGATAAAGAAGgtataaaaattaaacatAATGAAAAGAAGGAACCTATTAAAGTACATTCAGTGAATGAtcaaaatgaatatatgttaaacaataaaaatttaagcaataatgaaaatatatataatattgaaaaaatacatgatataaataatatctGCTATCAGGAATCTATTACACACacaaatgaaaataaagaagcacaaaataaaaatgaatatttgGAACATCGTAATGATCATATGAAGAAACAAAAATGGTCCATATATTGTAAAGAAATgttttcattattttttgaattcAATTCATCTTTTGATGAACattttaatgataattaCGAAATGCATATggataaaataataaataacataaaaaatataaaagatatgATTCCTATAagttttataaattttatcatatattataattccTTATATCAAATTAATGAACAATTATTACTAACAAATGAAAAATCACAACCTATACAAAAAtcatcatattatttaaacaAACAATTAGatagtaatattatatgcTTACATATAACTTTAGatgatttattatatatacataatcatcaaaaaaattataatttcatttttatcagatatttagaatataaaataattctaTGTAAActgttatatataaatattaataatcTTACGATTGAAAATTTTATGGAGttcaaaaatatacatGAATTTCTGAAATGTAAACagcaaaaaaaattaaaagcattatatacaaatgaattcaagaataaatataataataaaaagaaaatacTCTACATAATATTACAGAATGGAGATAATAAGGGCGAACAAAGAAAAATACATAACAATATTACACCtattaatagtaataataataataataataatatatgtaataataataataattttataaataaacaaaagGAAATTTCATTTAACAGTATATATCTGTCATCATTAcataatgatgataaaaatttacaaGATTTTATCATACTACTCTTAAAAAACAAcatcaaatatataacaatattcAAGGAAAGTTCTAGtatcattaatataaagaataataaaaaaataaacatttCTTATCAATTTAAAGACCGAAACAATTtgaaagaaaataatttcttctcagaaatatttaaaaaagttaaaaataaaatatatgataatattataaaagataataatgaatttCACGCAGAAAAACAAATCctcaaaaaaaatgatacctcgaataaaaatgataatgtAACATATACTTTGAAAGATTCCAATtttaatgtttttattaacaaaaaaataaataaaaaatatacacatcatatcaaaagtaaaaaaaaaaattatttaaattataaatataactTCAAGAATAAAACAAGAAATACAAAAatgaaaacaaaaaataaatcaaaaattttgataaataatttacaaagtaaattaacaaataattcagtaaataaatataaaactaacaaaaaaatgcatatttcaatatataaacaacataataaaattaattcaacacaaataaaatctattataaattctacacaaaaaatacaacttaaaacttttaaaaataattataatttagatataaaaaataatgtaatatttaaaaaaaatccTAATAAAGACAAATTAAATATCATTCAAAACAAATCTAATACATTATCAattaataaacaaaatcaaaaaaataacgaacaaaatattcataacaacacaatatataataatacaatttttaaaaaaaatactaCTAACTTGTATAAAAAATCAGACACCCAATATCTTAATActaatataaaattacaaaaaGATACAAATGATATTCTTATAAACAAGAATCAAattgataaatatattcttgaaaatgaaaaattaaataatcataaaaaatacaacTTTTTAGACTTACATCAAAATCTTATTAgtgatatattattagatCATTTCtcacaaaataaaaaattgtgTAATCCTTATGAAAcagaaaaaatatatataaataaattcCCGACAAATATGGTGAATATGATCATTTcgaaaaataaaataggctaa
- a CDS encoding putative mitochondrial ribosomal protein S16 precursor produces the protein MIRRLFLPYFSKDKGPPRIRCQVNGVKRKRFFKIVVANQKDKKNGKHIEVLGTYVNKNNIREKLNRYNITNPTNDCYYNNVENIKEIRLRFNRVKFWLAANCNFSDHMKYVLSLCKIIPQYPIKYSRRCSDKYYHKYNEIINKHKLIQADKINNFLKTDLNIQYQNDFQTSKNEPNNQDEYIYTPEELTYLKKLSKNRILELEHTDKIRKIIR, from the coding sequence ATGATAAGAAGATTATTCTTACCCTATTTTTCAAAGGATAAAGGGCCCCCAAGAATTCGATGTCAAGTTAATGGGGTAAAAAGAAAACgtttttttaaaatagTTGTAGCAAATcaaaaagataaaaaaaatgggAAACACATAGAAGTATTAGGTAcatatgtaaataaaaataatattagaGAAAAGTTAAatagatataatattactaATCCAACTAATgattgttattataataatgtagaaaatattaaagaaattCGATTACGATTTAATCGAGTCAAATTTTGGCTAGCTGCCAATTGTAACTTTAGTGATCATATGAAATATGTATTAAGTTTATGCAAAATTATACCTCAATATCCAATAAAATACAGTAGAAGATGTTCAgataaatattatcataaatacaatgaaataataaataaacacAAACTTATACAAGCagataaaattaataatttcttaaaaactgatttaaatattcaatATCAAAATGATTTTCAAACTTCAAAAAATGAACCAAATAATCAAGACgagtatatatatacaccGGAAGAACTTACATatcttaaaaaattatcaaaaaatagAATCCTTGAATTAGAACATACGGataaaattagaaaaattattagatga